In a single window of the Oncorhynchus masou masou isolate Uvic2021 unplaced genomic scaffold, UVic_Omas_1.1 unplaced_scaffold_521, whole genome shotgun sequence genome:
- the LOC135535853 gene encoding keratin-associated protein 9-6-like, whose protein sequence is MAFTSQCAAHQPSPASVLSISLHQPVCCPSAITSQCAVHQPSPASVLSISLHQPVCCPSAFTSQCAVHQPSPASVLSISHQPVCPSVHHLPVCCPSTITSQCAAHQPSPASVLSISLHQPVCCPSAITSQCAAHQPSPASVLSISLHQPVCCPSAITSQCAVHQPSPASVLPISLHQPVCCPSAFTSQCTVHQPSPASVLSISLHQPVYCPSAFTSQCAAHHW, encoded by the exons atgg CCTTCACCAGCCAGTGTGCTGCCCATCAGCCTTCACCAGCCAGTGTGCTGTCCATCAGCCTTCACCAGCCAGTGTGCTGTCCATCAGCCATCACCAGCCAGTGTGCTGTCCATCAGCCTTCACCAGCCAGTGTGCTGTCCATCAGCCTTCACCAGCCAGTGTGCTGCCCATCAGCCTTCACCAGCCAGTGTGCTGTCCATCAGCCTTCACCAGCCAGTGTGCTGTCCATCAGTCACCAGCCAGTGTGTCCATCAGTCCATCACCTGCCAGTGTGCTGTCCATCAACCATCACCAGCCAGTGTGCTGCCCATCAGCCTTCACCAGCCAGTGTGCTGTCCATCAGCCTTCACCAGCCAGTGTGCTGTCCATCAGCCATCACCAGCCAGTGTGCTGCCCATCAGCCTTCACCAGCCAGTGTGCTGTCCATCAGCCTTCACCAGCCAGTGTGCTGTCCTTCAGCCATCACCAGCCAGTGTGCTGTCCATCAGCCTTCACCAGCCAGTGTGCTGCCCATCAGCCTTCACCAGCCAGTGTGCTGTCCATCAGCCTTCACCAGCCAGTGTACTGTCCATCAGCCTTCACCAGCCAGTGTGCTGTCCATCAGCCTTCACCAGCCAGTGTACTGTCCATCAGCCTTCACCAGCCAGTGTGCTGcccatcattgg